GTGTGAGCCCTCGTGACACCAACGTCTGAGATATGCTGTAAGTGGTCTGAGATAACCAGTCTGTGTGAAGTGGATCTGAACCAATCATGAGGCCAGGACAAATACACAACATATCATTAGTACGAGGAGTGGGTCCAAGCTTTGTTCATGTAAgcattcccatagcttagccacGTATCGACCCCTCCCAGGGCAGCTCGCCTACCTATAAAAGCCAGCGGTGAACAGTGAAGTGTTGGGGTTTGTGCAAACTTCCACCTGAGGGGACTATTACCGTCAGCCTGGGTCAAGGACCACCGCCGGCACAAGCAGCCAGCAGCCACAGCAAGAAGCAACACCACCCCAAGAAGAAAAATGCCTCCCTTCGAGAAATCTATGGAGCTGATGTCTTTCAAGCAAAGAAAATGCCTTGGTTGGTGCTTCTATTCTAGTCGATTGTTTTATTCTGTAGTCATTCTTTATGATAGCTCTAGTCTTCTTGATCAATTATAATTATGGTGATTAAGATGATCATAGCCTATCATTGAAGAGTGCATGATACATTTTGGTCGATTCACCTGGTGTTTTAGTTCATTCAACACCCTATATTATAACTTCTGGTGGTCTATAATGAAGTGGTAATGTTCTTCTGTTATGCTTTTTCTAGCAACAAGACAACATGAAGTGTGCAGTATTCGTACCAAATTCCCAAACAAGTTACCCGTGAGTAATTTTGCATTTTGGTAAATGATTGCCTCCAATCAAATGCAAGGAATGCTAACAGTTGTCTATCTGTGTTCTCTAACTGTGAAGGTGATCGTAGAGCGTTACCTCCGTGAGAAAACCCTTCCCCTATTGGACAAGACCAAATTCCTGGTTCCATTCGAGCTGACCTTGGGTCAGTTCCTCTGTCTACTCAGGTGAGCACTGGTTGAGGGTGTGTGAAAAAGGATTTGTATTATGATAAAATCTATGTAGATTTGCTGACAGTCTGTGTGtttagtgtgcgtgtgtttgcATATGGTATTGACCATGTCTTCACGGGACCCATGTGATAACCCCTCTTCctatcctctacctctcctcaggAGTAAGATTGACTTGGAGTCCACCCAGGCTCTGTACCTGTTGGTGTCAGAGAGGAGCATGTCCTGCATGTCGTCCAGTATGGGAGACGTCTACTCCCAGTACAGCGACCCGGATGGCTTTCTTTACATCACCTATGCCTCACAGGACATGTTCGGAGGGGACGTGGACGCGACCCCTCCCTGCTGAGCCCAAACAATGGGCTCCTACTCAATTTTCTGAAAGATCTGTCTTCTCCTCACTTCCTCTCTTTCACTGCACTGATCTGGCAGAACTGGCCAGGTGAAAGCCAGTCCAAGTAATGATGAGCTTCCACCATATTGTTTTCTCCTGTCAAGTCTTTGACGATGAAGTGACAGTGAACGGGAGGAAACGGGGATTTTCAAGCACTTGAGATTGAGCTATTCTCCCGCCCTTCTACCTCACAAATGGACTGCGAATCACAGTACTGCACCTTCGTCCTTCTCTTGGTTCGTTTCTGACCCCTTCCAGCTCTACCAGAGCTGGACTGAGATGATTGAATACATCGATTAATGAAAGAGTCCAATGAGATTTAAGAGATAGAAAGAAACCTCTAATAACTCTTTAATAATTTTGTAAAATATCTGTCGAGATCATTGTCGTAACACCAGAGAGAAATAGGTTGGCGAAGGAAGCCCTACATTGTGGGTACTCACCCTGACAAGTGAAATTCCCTCCTGTTGGGATATTGTATAACTTCCAGGAACCACGAGGTCTGTTGGGTGCTCTGGGGTCTCCCCCAAGGGCCTATATCTCCTGTTACCTCCTCCACCCCTCAAAATAAATATGTTGAAATGGAGGAAAAGAAGATCAATGGGAAGATCTCAATTGTATCTCGTCTCCTTCTCAAtacccattgg
This window of the Oncorhynchus keta strain PuntledgeMale-10-30-2019 chromosome 4, Oket_V2, whole genome shotgun sequence genome carries:
- the map1lc3cl gene encoding microtubule-associated proteins 1A/1B light chain 3C; the protein is MPPFEKSMELMSFKQRKCLATRQHEVCSIRTKFPNKLPVIVERYLREKTLPLLDKTKFLVPFELTLGQFLCLLRSKIDLESTQALYLLVSERSMSCMSSSMGDVYSQYSDPDGFLYITYASQDMFGGDVDATPPC